A section of the Lepus europaeus isolate LE1 chromosome 10, mLepTim1.pri, whole genome shotgun sequence genome encodes:
- the NEUROD4 gene encoding neurogenic differentiation factor 4, producing the protein MAKTYVKSKELVELVTMPSWMDKGLGSQNETKEEERRQGAYGMLGSLTEEHDSVEEEEEEEEDGEKPKRRGPKKKKMTKARLERFRARRVKANARERTRMHGLNDALDNLRRVMPCYSKTQKLSKIETLRLARNYIWALSEVLETGQTLEGKGFVEMLCKGLSQPTSNLVAGCLQLGPQAVLLEKREEKSPICDSAISAHNFNYQSPGLPSPPYGHLETHLLHLKPQVFKSLGESPFGGHPPDCSTPPYEGPLTPPLSISGNFSLKQDGSPDLEKSYSFMPHYSSTSLSSGHVHSSPFQAGPPRYDVPIDMSYESYPHHGIGAQLNTIFTD; encoded by the coding sequence ATGGCAAAAACTTACGTGAAGTCCAAGGAGCTGGTGGAGCTGGTCACCATGCCGTCCTGGATGGACAAAGGTCTGGGCTCTCAAAATGAGacgaaggaggaggagagaaggcaggGTGCTTATGGGATGCTTGGCAGCTTAACTGAAGAGCACGACAGTgttgaagaggaagaggaggaggaagaagatgggGAGAAACCTAAAAGAAGGGGTCCCAAGAAAAAGAAGATGACCAAAGCTCGCCTTGAGAGATTCAGGGCTCGCAGGGTCAAGGCCAACGCCAGGGAGCGGACCCGGATGCACGGCTTGAACGACGCCCTGGACAACCTGAGGAGGGTCATGCCATGTTACTCTAAAACCCAAAAGCTTTCCAAGATAGAGACCCTCAGGTtggccaggaactacatctgggctTTGTCTGAAGTCCTGGAGACTGGCCAGACGCTTGAGGGCAAGGGCTTCGTGGAGATGCTCTGCAAAGGCCTCTCCCAGCCCACTAGCAATCTGGTGGCCGGGTGCCTCCAACTGGGGCCTCAAGCTGTTCTCTTGGAGAAACGGGAGGAGAAATCGCCGATTTGTGATTCTGCCATCTCTGCCCACAACTTCAACTATCAGTCTCCAGGGCTCCCTAGCCCTCCTTATGGCCATCTGGAAACACATCTTCTCCATCTCAAGCCCCAGGTGTTCAAGAGTCTGGGAGAATCGCCATTCGGGGGCCACCCACCCGACTGCAGCACACCCCCTTATGAGGGGCCACTCACCCCACCACTGAGCATCAGTGGGAACTTCTCCTTGAAGCAAGATGGCTCCCCTGACCTGGAAAAATCTTACAGCTTCATGCCACATTACTCATCCACAAGTCTAAGCTCAGGGCACGTGCATTCGAGTCCATTTCAGGCTGGTCCCCCCCGCTACGATGTTCCCATAGACATGTCCTATGAATCCTACCCTCACCATGGTATTGGGGCCCAACTCAATACCATTTTCACTGATTAG